The Flavobacterium jumunjinense genome includes a region encoding these proteins:
- a CDS encoding DUF3857 domain-containing protein, translating to MKFNFLRVFVLFGLFFSGLVFSQNYELGEVTIEELQEVKYSNDPNAEAVVLFENGKTYFQYDMSSGFNIITEVEKKIKIYSKEGLDWANKTVKYYTVGKNEERVSFSKAITYNLENGKIEKTKLRNDGEFDEKINKYWSQKKIVMPNVKVGSIIEYKYTIKSPNYSTFPIWNFQYSIPVKYSSFKTYIPEYFLYNNQFKGELVPVVDSDTKMKTFTGRYTKDNRRSGGSNFERESYEVEYKEYFASYFLSNVPAMKDEKFVNNIENYVSAIYHELSSVNLPYEAIVNYSSDWESVAKTIMNYEGFGNELSRNDYYKKEIDELLTGIVDQKEKIILIFEYVKNRMNWNNGYGYLCDNGVRKAYVDKVGNVAEINLMLTSMLRYAGVEANPILVSTRSNGVPIFPSRSAFNYVITGVELQDNLVLFDATNKYSLPNVLPIRDLNWFGRLIRDNRSSTLVDLMPKMKSIKSIMLLCDINANGDIKGKVRKQISDYNAFVYRDKYFNVDKESYIDKLNDDFDEINISEYKIDNVENLSQKIVETFSFVDNKNVENIGGKLYFSPMMFFKLNENPFKLETRKYPIDFNFPFKDSYVFTINIPEGYVVEYLPEAANIILDNNYGGFNYVISEKQGKIQLAVNYEINTSIIPASNYEFLKSFFKMMIEKQAEKIILIKE from the coding sequence ATGAAGTTTAATTTTTTACGTGTGTTTGTTTTATTTGGACTATTTTTTTCAGGTTTAGTTTTTTCTCAAAATTATGAATTGGGAGAAGTAACAATTGAAGAATTACAAGAAGTGAAATACTCAAATGATCCAAATGCGGAAGCTGTAGTCTTGTTTGAAAACGGGAAAACCTATTTTCAGTATGATATGAGTTCAGGGTTTAATATTATAACAGAAGTAGAAAAAAAAATAAAAATCTACTCTAAAGAAGGTTTAGATTGGGCGAATAAAACCGTAAAATATTATACTGTTGGAAAAAATGAAGAGAGAGTTTCTTTTTCGAAAGCAATAACCTATAATTTAGAAAATGGGAAAATTGAAAAAACGAAATTAAGAAATGATGGTGAGTTTGATGAGAAGATTAACAAATATTGGTCTCAAAAGAAAATTGTCATGCCAAATGTAAAAGTTGGTTCTATAATCGAATATAAATATACTATTAAATCACCAAACTATTCTACTTTTCCGATTTGGAATTTTCAATATTCAATTCCAGTAAAATACTCTTCATTTAAGACCTATATTCCTGAATATTTTTTATATAATAATCAGTTTAAAGGAGAGTTAGTGCCAGTAGTTGATTCCGACACGAAGATGAAAACTTTTACTGGTCGATATACGAAGGATAATAGGAGATCGGGTGGCTCTAATTTTGAAAGAGAAAGTTATGAAGTTGAATATAAAGAATATTTTGCATCCTATTTTTTATCAAATGTTCCAGCAATGAAAGATGAAAAGTTTGTTAATAATATTGAAAATTACGTTTCAGCTATTTATCATGAATTATCCTCTGTTAATTTGCCCTATGAAGCCATCGTTAACTATTCTTCCGATTGGGAGTCTGTGGCAAAGACAATAATGAATTATGAAGGTTTTGGGAATGAATTGTCTAGAAATGATTATTATAAAAAAGAGATTGATGAATTATTGACAGGAATAGTTGATCAAAAGGAAAAAATAATTCTGATTTTTGAATATGTAAAGAACAGAATGAATTGGAATAATGGATATGGTTATTTGTGTGATAACGGAGTAAGGAAAGCATATGTGGATAAGGTTGGAAATGTTGCAGAAATTAATTTAATGCTAACATCTATGTTGAGGTATGCAGGTGTTGAAGCGAATCCAATTTTAGTGAGCACAAGATCAAATGGAGTGCCAATTTTTCCAAGTAGGTCTGCGTTTAATTATGTTATTACAGGTGTTGAATTACAAGATAACTTAGTGCTTTTTGATGCTACAAATAAATATTCTTTACCAAATGTATTACCAATTAGAGATTTGAATTGGTTCGGGAGATTAATTAGAGATAATCGATCTTCAACTTTAGTAGATTTAATGCCTAAAATGAAGTCTATTAAAAGTATAATGTTGTTGTGTGATATTAATGCTAATGGAGACATTAAAGGAAAAGTTAGAAAACAAATTTCAGATTATAATGCATTTGTTTATAGAGATAAATATTTTAATGTAGATAAGGAAAGTTACATAGATAAATTGAATGATGATTTTGATGAAATTAATATTTCTGAATATAAAATTGATAATGTTGAAAATTTGTCGCAAAAGATTGTAGAAACATTCAGTTTTGTCGACAATAAGAATGTCGAAAATATAGGTGGTAAATTGTATTTCTCACCAATGATGTTCTTTAAACTAAATGAAAATCCTTTTAAACTTGAAACAAGAAAATACCCAATCGACTTCAATTTTCCTTTTAAAGATTCGTATGTATTTACAATAAATATTCCAGAAGGATATGTAGTGGAGTATTTGCCCGAAGCAGCAAACATTATTTTAGATAATAATTACGGAGGATTTAATTATGTGATTTCTGAAAAGCAAGGAAAAATACAATTAGCGGTGAATTATGAAATTAATACATCGATTATACCAGCTAGTAATTATGAATTTTTGAAAAGTTTCTTTAAAATGATGATTGAAAAACAAGCCGAAAAAATAATTTTAATAAAAGAATAG
- a CDS encoding IS3 family transposase (programmed frameshift), with product MERKVKYSYAFKLECVELVLKKHYSNLYVSKLKGPDESNIRKWIRFYKSYGKEGLLPRRNQSYSADFKLKVLKTIEKESLSLIDTCLKFNIPDLAIIVKWKKDFVNFGFEGLQPKIKGRPRSMNFKSKKSKSAKPLTREEELLKENEALRCENDYLKKLQGLNSGGRKSQQALVIMELRHKYDLKVLLNYTNMARSSFYYHQKQSKLSDKYRVVKELIKSIYHKHKGRYGYRRVTDELQNKGIIINHKTVFRLMKLLGLKSVIRVKKYRSYKGEHGKIAPNILERNFKATAPNQKWATDVTEFNVSGKKLYLSPIIDLFNQEIISYELTERPVFNQVVMMLKKAFKKIPNKTNLILHSDQGWQYQMKHYQYLLKQKGITQSMSRKANCLDNAIIENFFGILKSELFYLKKYKSIEELKKEIIEYISYYNNERIKSNLNKMSPIKYRAHYYQN from the exons ATGGAAAGAAAAGTCAAGTATTCTTATGCATTTAAGTTAGAATGTGTAGAATTAGTATTAAAGAAACATTATTCAAATTTATATGTTTCAAAGTTAAAAGGTCCAGACGAATCTAATATTCGTAAGTGGATTAGATTTTATAAAAGCTATGGAAAAGAGGGTTTATTACCCAGGAGAAATCAAAGTTATTCAGCTGATTTTAAGCTAAAAGTATTAAAAACTATAGAAAAGGAATCACTTTCATTAATAGATACTTGTTTAAAGTTTAATATTCCTGATTTAGCTATTATTGTAAAATGGAAAAAAGATTTTGTTAACTTTGGTTTTGAAGGACTACAACCAAAAATTAAAGGAAGACCAAGATCTATGAATTTTAAAAGCAAAAAAAGCAAATCAGCTAAGCCACTAACCAGAGAAGAAGAACTTCTTAAGGAAAATGAAGCATTACGTTGTGAGAATGATTATTTAAAAAAGTTACAAG GCCTTAATTCAGGCGGAAGAAAGAGCCAACAAGCGCTAGTCATAATGGAATTAAGGCATAAATATGATTTAAAAGTACTTTTAAATTATACAAATATGGCAAGAAGTAGTTTTTATTATCATCAAAAACAAAGTAAATTAAGTGATAAATATAGAGTAGTTAAAGAACTGATTAAATCGATTTATCACAAACATAAAGGTCGTTATGGTTATCGAAGAGTAACTGATGAACTTCAAAATAAAGGAATAATTATTAATCATAAAACAGTTTTCAGGTTAATGAAATTATTAGGATTAAAAAGCGTCATTAGAGTTAAAAAGTATAGATCATATAAAGGAGAGCATGGTAAAATAGCTCCTAATATTTTAGAAAGAAATTTTAAAGCAACAGCACCAAATCAAAAATGGGCAACTGATGTTACCGAGTTTAATGTCTCTGGAAAGAAGCTATATTTATCACCGATAATTGACTTATTTAATCAAGAAATTATTAGTTATGAGTTAACAGAACGACCTGTATTTAATCAGGTAGTTATGATGCTTAAAAAAGCATTTAAGAAAATACCAAATAAGACTAATTTAATTTTACACTCTGACCAAGGTTGGCAATATCAAATGAAGCACTATCAATATTTATTGAAACAAAAAGGGATTACACAAAGTATGTCTAGAAAAGCAAATTGTTTAGACAATGCCATTATTGAAAACTTCTTTGGAATATTAAAATCAGAGCTGTTTTATCTAAAAAAATACAAGTCTATTGAAGAATTAAAAAAGGAGATAATAGAATATATAAGTTATTATAATAATGAAAGAATTAAATCAAATTTAAACAAAATGAGCCCGATAAAATATCGAGCTCATTATTATCAAAATTAA
- the kynU gene encoding kynureninase: MNFQNTKEFAQELDRSDELKKYRNEFSFPQINDKDVIYFTGNSLGLQPKKAKEYVDEVMEDWASLAVEGHFYADKPWWDYHERFCQPLSEIVGGKPTEVGVMNTLTVNLHLLMVSFYRPSMKKYKIICEEKAFPSDQYMFQTQVDFHAKNVGFDPKEAIVEIKRREGENNIRIEDVLEKINEIGEELALVLIGGVNYYTGQVFDIQRITEEGHKVGAYVGWDLAHAAGNIELKLNEWKVDFAAWCSYKYMNSGPGNVSGFFVHEAHHNDKELSRFAGWYGHNKERRFLMEPQFDPVQGANGWQISNLPVLSLAPYLASVEMFAEVGMKKIIKKRNLITSYLEFILHEIDKEIEGAEFEVITPVSQEERGCQLSVYLHGQGKELFHFLMKNGVVTDWREPNVIRLAPVPLYTSFEDIYNFGQILKRGICD; the protein is encoded by the coding sequence ATGAATTTTCAAAATACAAAAGAATTTGCTCAAGAACTAGATAGATCTGATGAATTAAAGAAATACAGAAATGAATTTAGTTTTCCTCAAATTAATGATAAAGATGTAATTTACTTTACGGGGAATTCTCTTGGGTTACAGCCAAAAAAAGCTAAGGAATATGTAGATGAAGTGATGGAGGATTGGGCAAGTTTAGCGGTTGAAGGACATTTTTATGCAGATAAACCCTGGTGGGACTATCATGAGCGTTTTTGTCAACCTTTAAGCGAGATTGTAGGAGGTAAACCTACAGAAGTTGGTGTAATGAATACATTAACAGTTAATCTTCATTTACTGATGGTTTCTTTTTATCGTCCATCAATGAAAAAATATAAGATTATATGTGAAGAAAAAGCATTTCCATCTGATCAATATATGTTTCAAACACAAGTAGATTTTCATGCTAAAAACGTTGGGTTTGATCCGAAAGAGGCGATAGTTGAAATAAAAAGAAGAGAAGGAGAAAATAATATAAGAATTGAAGATGTTTTAGAGAAAATAAATGAAATTGGAGAGGAATTAGCGTTGGTTCTTATAGGAGGTGTGAATTATTATACAGGACAAGTGTTTGATATTCAGAGAATCACTGAAGAAGGACATAAAGTCGGTGCTTACGTTGGTTGGGATTTAGCACATGCTGCTGGAAATATTGAGTTGAAACTAAATGAGTGGAAAGTGGATTTTGCAGCTTGGTGTAGTTATAAATATATGAACTCAGGACCAGGTAATGTTTCAGGTTTTTTTGTTCATGAGGCACACCATAATGATAAAGAATTATCTCGTTTTGCTGGTTGGTATGGTCATAATAAAGAAAGGCGTTTTCTAATGGAGCCACAATTTGATCCTGTTCAAGGTGCAAATGGGTGGCAAATTAGTAATCTGCCAGTATTGTCATTGGCTCCATATTTGGCTTCTGTAGAAATGTTTGCTGAAGTAGGAATGAAGAAAATTATAAAAAAAAGAAACTTAATTACTAGTTATTTAGAATTTATACTTCATGAAATAGATAAAGAGATTGAAGGAGCAGAATTTGAAGTTATAACTCCGGTTAGTCAAGAAGAGAGAGGCTGTCAGTTGTCCGTTTATTTGCATGGTCAAGGTAAAGAACTTTTTCACTTTTTAATGAAGAATGGAGTTGTTACAGATTGGAGAGAACCCAATGTTATTCGTTTAGCACCTGTGCCTTTGTATACGTCTTTTGAAGATATTTATAATTTTGGGCAAATATTGAAAAGAGGTATTTGTGATTAA
- a CDS encoding T9SS type A sorting domain-containing protein: MKTKVLLVVLFLAGILFEVNAQESKNETIALEYIKSHAEEFQINPKHGFKLHFVRKGKAGETLRFQQMLNEVPVFESEFIVNFNNKNEVAFTSNSYKKDIQLIDTSPTVTKEKVIAITDDNLNYNGAVTLQETKLYVYDFDGVTKLVYRTITHAEDLVGSWEVLIDAKTSEVISVKDVSIRCGKECKEDHTHDFVNKVEKKKKKVFSTVEKNNAFAFTTGTAMVFLSDPLSATAVPYGGQYVDGNDATNASLDAARVTVNLPEIEVLSGTYKLKSSYVEIKDIEAPNKGLFTQSTPNFLFNRNQDGFEAANVFYHLDNNMRYINETLGVNCRPYLHSGVLWFDPSGFNGADNSRYSGAGNDLSFGEGCVDDGEDGDVIWHELGHGLHDWMTGGSGLSQVNGLSEGCGDYWAQSNSRSLNQWTPADAAYHWMFNWDGHNECWGGRTTNYGATYPGGLVGGGPHTDGQIWSTTLMKIWDVLGRAKTDTAFLEGLALTNSSTNQNQAAIAVRQAAINMNYSCADVKVMTEKFSAVGYTMPAIPLTINCPGTQTVNADGSGNYVLPSFISLTNAINSNCDATVTQSPAVGTTVGVGSHSITMTANGSVNCNFTLVVEAALGNEGFIKASEILLYPNPASSSITIKGEFDNLEKIQVYNMLGQVVMNGVISGNETTLNVSKLSNGVYTINFLDSNVSVKFVKE, translated from the coding sequence ATGAAAACAAAAGTACTATTAGTTGTGTTGTTTCTTGCAGGTATACTGTTTGAAGTAAATGCACAAGAATCAAAAAATGAAACGATAGCGTTAGAATACATTAAATCGCATGCGGAAGAATTTCAAATAAATCCTAAACATGGGTTTAAATTGCATTTTGTTAGAAAAGGAAAAGCAGGAGAAACATTGAGATTTCAGCAAATGTTAAATGAGGTACCTGTTTTTGAATCAGAATTTATTGTTAATTTTAATAACAAAAATGAAGTTGCTTTTACTTCAAATAGTTATAAAAAAGATATACAGTTGATTGATACAAGTCCTACTGTAACAAAAGAAAAAGTGATAGCAATTACCGATGATAACTTAAACTATAATGGTGCAGTTACGTTGCAAGAAACTAAGTTATATGTCTATGATTTTGACGGAGTAACTAAATTAGTTTATAGAACAATTACTCACGCAGAAGATTTAGTTGGTAGTTGGGAAGTTTTGATTGATGCTAAAACTTCTGAAGTTATAAGCGTTAAAGATGTTTCTATTAGATGCGGGAAAGAATGTAAAGAAGATCATACGCATGATTTTGTGAATAAAGTAGAAAAAAAGAAAAAAAAAGTATTTTCAACTGTAGAAAAAAATAATGCTTTTGCATTTACTACAGGTACTGCAATGGTTTTTTTATCTGATCCTTTATCAGCTACAGCAGTACCTTATGGAGGTCAATATGTTGATGGAAATGATGCAACAAATGCATCTTTAGATGCAGCAAGAGTAACTGTTAATCTTCCTGAAATTGAAGTTTTATCAGGTACATATAAATTAAAAAGTTCATATGTTGAAATAAAAGATATTGAAGCGCCTAATAAAGGTCTTTTTACACAATCAACACCAAACTTTCTGTTTAATAGAAATCAAGATGGGTTTGAAGCAGCTAATGTGTTTTATCATTTGGATAATAACATGAGGTACATCAATGAAACGTTAGGTGTAAATTGTCGTCCTTATTTACATTCTGGAGTTTTATGGTTTGATCCTTCTGGTTTTAATGGAGCTGATAATTCAAGATATTCTGGTGCTGGTAATGATTTGTCTTTTGGTGAAGGATGTGTAGATGACGGAGAAGATGGAGATGTAATATGGCATGAATTAGGTCATGGTTTACATGATTGGATGACAGGTGGTTCAGGTTTGTCTCAAGTGAATGGATTAAGTGAAGGTTGTGGTGATTATTGGGCGCAGTCTAATAGTAGATCCTTAAATCAATGGACTCCTGCAGATGCTGCCTATCATTGGATGTTTAACTGGGATGGTCATAATGAATGTTGGGGAGGAAGAACTACTAATTATGGTGCGACTTATCCTGGAGGACTTGTTGGAGGAGGACCGCATACAGATGGACAAATTTGGTCGACTACATTAATGAAGATTTGGGATGTGCTAGGAAGAGCTAAAACAGATACTGCATTTTTAGAAGGTTTAGCATTAACGAATAGTTCTACAAATCAAAATCAAGCAGCTATAGCTGTAAGACAAGCAGCGATAAATATGAACTATAGCTGTGCAGATGTAAAGGTAATGACTGAGAAATTCTCTGCTGTTGGTTATACTATGCCTGCAATTCCTTTAACAATTAATTGCCCAGGAACTCAAACTGTAAATGCGGATGGTTCAGGTAATTATGTTTTGCCAAGTTTTATAAGTTTAACTAATGCAATTAATTCAAATTGTGATGCAACTGTTACTCAAAGTCCTGCTGTTGGAACAACTGTTGGTGTGGGTTCTCATTCGATAACAATGACGGCAAACGGATCTGTTAATTGTAACTTTACTCTAGTAGTAGAAGCTGCTCTTGGTAATGAAGGCTTTATTAAGGCTTCAGAGATATTATTATATCCAAATCCTGCATCTTCTTCAATAACGATAAAAGGAGAATTTGATAATTTAGAAAAAATTCAAGTATATAATATGTTAGGTCAAGTAGTAATGAACGGTGTAATATCTGGAAATGAAACAACGCTTAATGTTTCTAAACTTTCAAATGGTGTATATACAATTAACTTTTTAGATTCTAATGTTTCTGTTAAGTTTGTAAAAGAATAA
- a CDS encoding agmatinase family protein: MTKEQIIESFDPSQPGLADATIFGLPFSAEQSEIIVIPVPWEVTVSYGAGASEGPEAILEASFQVDLLHQDFPELWKLGIFMDEVPEDWAKNSGKYKELAQPIIEALENGEDISVFPVLQSDLDRINRVCRELHTEVKERVKYWMDKGKKVVLLGGDHSTPLGYYEALASKYDNFGILHLDAHMDLRIAYEGFTYSHASIMYNALQLPQISKIVQVGIRDFCEQEVDVVNKENGRVLVHTDLDMKKQLFEGNTWQHLCDSIISSLPEKVCVSFDIDGMDALYCPNTGTPVPGGFSYEQAVYLLNRLVDSGKEIIGFDLVEVAPGENDWDGNVGARMLFQMCGVFAKSQGLKVGDKIEFKK, from the coding sequence ATGACAAAAGAACAAATCATAGAGAGTTTTGATCCGAGCCAGCCGGGATTAGCTGATGCTACAATTTTTGGACTGCCTTTTTCAGCAGAACAATCCGAAATCATTGTAATACCTGTTCCTTGGGAAGTTACAGTAAGTTACGGTGCAGGTGCGTCAGAAGGACCAGAAGCAATTTTGGAAGCCTCTTTTCAGGTTGATTTATTGCATCAAGATTTTCCTGAATTATGGAAATTAGGGATTTTTATGGATGAAGTTCCAGAAGATTGGGCTAAAAATTCAGGGAAATATAAAGAATTGGCACAACCAATAATTGAAGCTTTAGAAAATGGAGAAGATATATCAGTGTTTCCTGTTTTACAATCTGATTTAGATAGGATTAATAGAGTTTGTAGGGAACTGCATACAGAAGTTAAAGAACGTGTAAAATATTGGATGGATAAAGGGAAAAAAGTGGTACTTCTTGGAGGGGATCATTCTACTCCTTTAGGTTATTATGAAGCATTAGCTTCTAAGTATGATAATTTCGGAATTCTTCATTTAGATGCACATATGGATTTAAGAATTGCGTATGAAGGATTTACTTATTCTCATGCTTCAATTATGTATAATGCTTTACAGTTGCCGCAAATTTCTAAAATTGTCCAAGTTGGAATTCGTGATTTTTGCGAACAAGAAGTAGATGTGGTAAATAAAGAAAACGGGAGAGTATTGGTTCATACCGATTTGGATATGAAAAAACAACTATTTGAAGGGAATACTTGGCAACACTTATGTGATTCAATTATCAGTTCGTTACCTGAAAAAGTTTGTGTTTCTTTTGATATTGATGGAATGGATGCTTTGTACTGTCCAAACACAGGAACTCCAGTTCCTGGTGGATTTTCGTATGAACAAGCAGTTTATTTGTTAAATAGATTAGTGGATTCAGGTAAAGAAATTATAGGTTTCGATTTAGTTGAAGTAGCACCAGGAGAAAATGATTGGGATGGAAATGTAGGAGCAAGAATGTTGTTTCAAATGTGTGGTGTTTTTGCTAAATCACAAGGATTGAAAGTAGGTGATAAAATTGAGTTTAAGAAATAG
- a CDS encoding 3-phosphoshikimate 1-carboxyvinyltransferase, whose translation MNIDLKRSVTNKQSTIVVTGSKSETNRLLLLKALYPNLKLQNISNSDDSDMMHNALSNSSTLKDIHHAGTAMRFLTAYFSIQEGQEIVLTGSNRMQERPIKILVEALKQLDVVISYENNEGYPPIKIQGKRIAKNEVVLKADVSSQYISALLLIAPKLENGLKLILEGKITSVPYINMTLALLNEIGVKTSFENNIISVMPKNEVEDIELIVESDWSSASYFYSIVALSEIGTQISLTSYKKNSLQGDSSLVEIYADFGVETTFVDNSIVITKIKKTNKQFVEFDLQSSPDIAQTIVVTCFGLGLGCCLKGLHTLKIKETDRLEALKVELTKLGAIINVTNDSLILETSLSNFIIKSNTSIVTYQDHRMAMAFAPLALRVPIVIEEAEVVSKSFPDFWNDLKNIGFQFEETL comes from the coding sequence ATGAATATAGATTTAAAAAGATCAGTTACAAATAAACAATCAACGATTGTAGTAACGGGGTCAAAATCGGAGACAAATAGATTATTGCTTTTAAAGGCATTATATCCTAATTTGAAATTGCAAAATATTTCAAATTCTGACGACTCTGATATGATGCATAACGCATTATCGAATAGTAGTACATTGAAAGATATTCATCATGCAGGAACTGCTATGCGTTTTTTAACTGCATATTTTTCAATTCAGGAGGGGCAAGAAATTGTTTTAACGGGTTCTAACCGAATGCAAGAACGACCAATAAAAATATTAGTAGAAGCATTAAAACAACTTGATGTAGTTATTTCCTATGAAAACAACGAAGGTTATCCGCCAATTAAAATTCAAGGTAAAAGAATAGCTAAGAACGAAGTGGTTCTTAAAGCGGATGTAAGTAGTCAATATATTTCTGCCCTGCTTTTAATTGCACCAAAGTTGGAGAATGGACTAAAATTAATACTGGAAGGTAAGATTACCTCAGTTCCTTATATTAATATGACATTAGCTTTGTTAAATGAAATAGGAGTAAAAACTTCTTTTGAAAATAATATTATAAGTGTAATGCCTAAAAATGAAGTTGAGGATATTGAATTGATTGTAGAGTCTGATTGGTCTTCTGCTTCCTATTTTTATTCAATTGTTGCACTGTCAGAAATTGGAACTCAAATAAGTTTAACAAGTTATAAAAAAAATAGTCTACAAGGCGATTCTTCTCTTGTCGAGATTTATGCAGACTTTGGAGTCGAAACTACTTTTGTTGATAATAGTATCGTTATAACTAAAATTAAAAAGACCAATAAGCAATTTGTTGAATTCGATTTGCAATCTTCACCAGATATTGCTCAAACAATAGTTGTAACTTGCTTTGGGTTAGGGTTAGGATGTTGCTTAAAAGGACTACATACATTGAAAATTAAGGAAACAGATAGATTAGAAGCTTTAAAGGTAGAGCTAACAAAATTAGGCGCAATTATTAATGTGACAAATGATAGTTTAATATTAGAAACTAGTCTGTCAAACTTTATTATTAAAAGTAATACAAGTATTGTAACATATCAAGATCATAGAATGGCAATGGCTTTTGCGCCACTAGCTTTAAGAGTTCCTATTGTAATTGAAGAAGCAGAAGTGGTTTCAAAATCATTTCCAGATTTTTGGAATGATTTAAAAAATATCGGTTTTCAGTTTGAAGAAACGTTATAA
- a CDS encoding nucleotide pyrophosphohydrolase has translation MDIKNAQLEVDNWIKEHGVRYFNELTNMAQLTEEVGEVARIIARRYGEQSEKESDKNKDLGEELADVVFVVMCLANQTGVDLQAAFDKKLDYKTKRDHDRHHNNEKLK, from the coding sequence ATGGATATTAAAAATGCTCAACTCGAAGTTGATAACTGGATTAAAGAACATGGTGTTCGTTATTTTAATGAATTAACTAATATGGCACAACTTACAGAAGAAGTAGGTGAGGTGGCTAGGATTATTGCTCGACGTTACGGAGAACAATCAGAAAAAGAATCAGATAAAAATAAAGATTTAGGAGAAGAATTAGCAGATGTCGTTTTTGTGGTTATGTGCTTAGCTAACCAGACAGGTGTGGATTTGCAGGCAGCTTTTGATAAAAAATTGGATTATAAAACAAAACGAGATCATGATCGTCATCATAATAATGAAAAATTAAAATAA
- the queA gene encoding tRNA preQ1(34) S-adenosylmethionine ribosyltransferase-isomerase QueA, translated as MKLSHFNFNLPEELLAEFPAENRDESRLMVINRKAGTIEHKMFKDVIDYFDDGDVMVLNNTKVFPARLYGNKEKTGARIEVFLLRELNAEQRLWDVLVDPARKIRIGNKLYFGDDDALVAEVIDNTTSRGRTLRFLYDGSYEEFREKLVELGETPIPKFINREVTPEDAERYQTIYAKVEGAVAAPTAGLHFSKHLLKRLEIKGVDFAEVTLHVGLGTFNPVEVEDLSKHKMDSEEMSISQETCDIVNQAKVKKKKICCVGTTSMRAMESTVSSQRTLNPFTGWTNKFIYPPYDFSIADCMITNFHIPRSTLLMMVSAFCGHDLMKKAYAEAIEEKYKFYSYGDAMLII; from the coding sequence ATGAAATTATCACATTTCAATTTTAATTTACCAGAAGAATTATTGGCAGAGTTTCCTGCTGAAAACAGAGATGAATCTCGATTAATGGTTATTAATCGTAAAGCTGGAACTATTGAACATAAAATGTTTAAGGATGTTATTGACTATTTCGATGATGGAGATGTAATGGTCTTAAATAATACAAAAGTTTTTCCTGCTCGATTATATGGTAATAAAGAAAAAACTGGTGCCCGTATTGAGGTTTTCTTGTTGAGAGAATTAAATGCAGAACAACGCTTATGGGATGTATTGGTAGATCCTGCTCGTAAAATAAGAATTGGAAATAAATTGTATTTTGGAGATGATGACGCATTAGTGGCTGAAGTAATAGACAATACAACTTCACGTGGTAGAACATTACGTTTCTTATATGATGGATCTTATGAAGAGTTTAGAGAAAAATTAGTTGAGTTAGGAGAAACTCCAATTCCTAAATTTATTAATAGAGAAGTTACACCTGAAGATGCAGAGCGTTATCAGACTATTTATGCTAAAGTAGAAGGAGCTGTTGCTGCACCAACTGCAGGGCTTCATTTTTCTAAGCATTTATTGAAGCGTTTAGAAATTAAAGGTGTTGATTTTGCGGAAGTGACTTTACATGTTGGTTTAGGTACTTTTAATCCTGTAGAAGTAGAAGATTTGTCGAAACATAAAATGGATTCTGAAGAAATGTCAATTTCTCAAGAAACATGTGATATAGTAAATCAAGCTAAAGTGAAAAAGAAGAAAATTTGTTGCGTAGGAACTACTTCAATGCGTGCAATGGAAAGTACAGTTTCTTCACAAAGAACTTTAAACCCATTTACAGGTTGGACAAATAAATTTATTTATCCTCCTTATGATTTTAGTATTGCAGATTGTATGATTACTAATTTTCATATACCTAGATCAACTTTGCTAATGATGGTTTCTGCTTTCTGTGGACACGATTTGATGAAGAAGGCTTATGCTGAAGCAATTGAAGAAAAATACAAATTCTATTCTTATGGAGATGCAATGCTGATTATCTAA
- a CDS encoding DMT family transporter encodes MNWILLVVAGLFEVGFAACLGKAKESSGKIAVFWYLGFFICLTISMILLVKVTKELPIGTAYAVWTGIGAVGSVLVGIFVFKEPAYFWRMFFLSTLILSIVGLKIVSK; translated from the coding sequence TTGAATTGGATTCTACTAGTTGTTGCTGGGCTTTTTGAAGTTGGTTTTGCTGCCTGTTTGGGTAAAGCAAAAGAATCTTCTGGGAAAATTGCTGTATTTTGGTACTTAGGCTTTTTTATATGTCTAACAATAAGTATGATTTTGTTGGTGAAAGTTACTAAAGAATTACCTATCGGGACAGCATACGCAGTGTGGACAGGTATAGGTGCTGTTGGTAGTGTTCTTGTTGGAATATTTGTATTTAAAGAGCCAGCATATTTTTGGCGAATGTTTTTTTTATCAACCTTAATACTTTCCATTGTAGGATTGAAAATAGTTTCTAAATAA